One stretch of Lacimicrobium alkaliphilum DNA includes these proteins:
- a CDS encoding family 20 glycosylhydrolase — MNLARTLLISLLASAALFAQAATTNAQLMPYPARITTEEGHFPLTQGMKLELVNISAPRSRYIRERLEQALYQHPVARLSKENSGQQQTTAQLLIQADKIAASPIPQFNQNEGYRLAVSPDGIRLTAETELGVLNGLQTLLQLLYNSDKALTAMLIEDRPRFPWRGLLIDSVRHFMPLEDIKRQIEGMAAAKLNVLHWHLTDDQGWRVESSAYPKLHKLASDGQYYSRVQIKELVEFAAVRGIRVVPELDLPGHASAIAVAYPELISLPGPYQMQRHWGVFEPLLDPSNPKVYDFIEALVGEFAELFPDPFLHIGGDEVNPAQWQQSKAVQAYMQQHKLADSDALHTHFNQKLQQILAGFDKRMMGWDEIFHPDLPKDILVQSWRGLDSLTEIANSGYQGLLSTGFYVDQPQPTTYHYRNDPTEQAHPTPLPPGKWQRWQFTMPRLKGSAVTGEFTLSESEAGLKGNIRLNNQSLRPLRLAEQTGNLTRFELDTWMGPTRFELYLDNADKLRGRVLVGNAPYALSGHRIDKGEGQVPTEAEAAVTLTEAARDNILGGEATIWAEIVMPHNLDLRLWPRLFAIAERLWSPAEIQDPDFMYQRLMAMQQYADTGIGLQHNQQQRQGFASLVAESADIRLLEVFSQAVEQAQYYTRHHLKYQAGNYHQQERLNRFVDFLPAESLALVTLNQAISKVPEDKEAVAQIRATLAKWQQNQPALKKLIAQSSELADLQPLAEDLDKLLALADTILGQCRQPELSEQAAALREQLWALAEVRQQEVVLSASLAIESLLDQCL, encoded by the coding sequence ATGAACCTAGCCAGAACGCTACTGATAAGTTTATTGGCAAGCGCTGCCCTGTTCGCTCAGGCTGCCACTACCAACGCACAGCTGATGCCCTACCCGGCCAGGATCACCACTGAGGAAGGCCATTTCCCACTTACTCAGGGCATGAAACTGGAACTGGTCAATATCTCTGCGCCCAGAAGCCGTTATATTCGTGAGCGGCTTGAGCAGGCGCTGTACCAGCACCCCGTTGCCAGATTGAGCAAAGAGAATTCCGGCCAGCAACAAACGACAGCTCAGTTACTGATTCAGGCCGACAAGATCGCTGCCAGCCCGATACCGCAATTTAATCAAAACGAAGGCTATCGCCTGGCGGTAAGCCCGGATGGTATCCGGCTGACCGCCGAAACCGAGCTGGGTGTACTAAACGGTCTGCAAACCCTGTTACAACTGCTTTATAACAGTGACAAAGCGCTGACGGCCATGCTCATCGAAGACCGCCCGAGATTCCCCTGGCGGGGGCTGTTGATCGACAGTGTGCGGCATTTTATGCCGCTTGAAGACATCAAACGCCAGATTGAAGGCATGGCCGCCGCCAAACTCAATGTTCTGCACTGGCACCTGACCGATGACCAGGGCTGGCGGGTGGAATCCAGCGCCTACCCTAAACTGCATAAACTGGCATCAGATGGCCAGTATTACAGCCGTGTGCAGATTAAGGAATTGGTTGAATTTGCTGCTGTAAGAGGCATCCGTGTGGTGCCTGAGCTGGATCTGCCCGGCCATGCCTCGGCCATTGCCGTGGCCTACCCGGAGCTGATCAGCCTGCCCGGGCCTTATCAGATGCAGCGCCACTGGGGCGTATTCGAGCCTTTGCTGGACCCCTCCAACCCCAAGGTGTATGACTTTATCGAGGCGCTGGTGGGCGAATTTGCAGAGCTGTTCCCCGACCCCTTTTTACATATTGGTGGCGATGAGGTTAATCCGGCCCAATGGCAGCAGAGCAAAGCTGTTCAGGCCTATATGCAGCAGCACAAACTGGCCGACAGTGATGCACTGCATACCCACTTTAACCAGAAGTTACAGCAGATTCTGGCCGGTTTTGACAAGCGCATGATGGGCTGGGACGAAATCTTTCATCCCGATTTACCCAAAGATATTCTGGTGCAATCCTGGCGTGGGCTGGACTCGCTGACCGAAATCGCCAACAGCGGCTATCAGGGCTTACTCTCGACCGGTTTCTATGTGGACCAGCCCCAGCCGACCACTTATCACTACCGCAATGACCCCACCGAACAGGCCCACCCGACACCGCTGCCGCCCGGAAAATGGCAACGCTGGCAATTCACCATGCCAAGACTCAAAGGCAGTGCTGTAACAGGGGAATTTACCCTGAGTGAGTCAGAAGCAGGGCTTAAGGGCAATATCCGTTTAAACAATCAGTCGTTGCGCCCGCTGAGGCTGGCAGAACAAACCGGTAATCTGACCCGCTTTGAGCTGGATACCTGGATGGGACCCACCCGTTTTGAACTGTATCTGGATAACGCCGATAAGCTCAGAGGCCGGGTGTTGGTTGGCAATGCCCCCTATGCCCTCAGCGGCCATCGGATAGACAAAGGCGAAGGGCAGGTGCCGACTGAAGCAGAGGCAGCAGTAACCCTGACTGAAGCTGCCCGCGATAATATTCTTGGCGGTGAGGCCACTATCTGGGCCGAAATCGTTATGCCCCATAATCTCGATCTGCGCCTGTGGCCGCGACTGTTCGCCATCGCCGAGCGTTTGTGGTCACCGGCTGAAATACAGGACCCTGATTTTATGTACCAGCGGCTTATGGCGATGCAGCAATACGCCGATACCGGCATCGGTCTGCAACACAATCAGCAACAGCGCCAGGGCTTTGCGTCACTGGTGGCTGAATCGGCGGATATTCGCCTCCTTGAGGTCTTCAGCCAGGCGGTAGAGCAGGCCCAGTACTACACCCGCCATCATCTGAAGTATCAGGCCGGTAACTACCACCAGCAGGAGCGTCTGAACCGCTTTGTGGATTTTCTGCCTGCTGAGAGCCTGGCACTGGTCACACTTAACCAGGCGATTAGCAAGGTGCCTGAAGACAAGGAGGCTGTGGCACAGATCAGAGCCACCTTAGCAAAGTGGCAGCAGAACCAACCGGCGCTGAAAAAACTAATCGCACAAAGCTCGGAACTGGCCGACCTGCAGCCGCTGGCCGAAGATCTGGACAAACTGCTGGCCCTGGCAGACACCATCCTTGGCCAATGCCGTCAGCCGGAACTTTCAGAACAGGCCGCTGCCTTGCGCGAGCAACTCTGGGCCCTGGCAGAAGTACGCCAACAGGAAGTAGTGCTGTCTGCCTCACTGGCCATAGAGTCACTGCTCGACCAGTGCCTGTAA
- a CDS encoding sugar kinase: MKRILFFGEAMLEQSARGISFGGDTLNTAIYLARLTGRENVKVGYATALGTDDDSDSLLYQWQQEGLDLSLVRRLADKLPGRYRINTSADGERHFQYWRDDSAARFYFNIDSTPMEQALAHKQWDFLYVSGISLAILPDAHKERLLELISSFRQAGGKLIFDNNYRPQLWQQSQACLWYARIMAQTDLALLTDEDEFAIYGEQQLAQIISRCMALKIPEAVIKRGGSKALVLDKSDLCEVPAQRVEPVVDTSAAGDAFAAGFLSLWLQNASGQQAAKAGHKLAARVIQYPGAIIAPEQMSDLTQLFIAEH, encoded by the coding sequence ATGAAGCGTATCCTGTTTTTCGGCGAAGCGATGCTGGAACAATCCGCCCGCGGTATCAGTTTTGGCGGCGATACCCTTAACACTGCCATATATCTGGCCCGTCTGACCGGGCGCGAGAATGTTAAGGTCGGTTATGCCACTGCCCTGGGTACCGATGATGACAGTGATTCTCTGCTTTACCAGTGGCAGCAGGAAGGGCTGGATCTGAGTCTGGTGCGCCGGCTGGCAGATAAGCTGCCCGGGCGCTATCGCATTAATACCAGCGCTGACGGAGAACGCCATTTTCAGTACTGGCGCGATGACAGTGCCGCTCGCTTTTATTTTAATATCGACTCAACCCCGATGGAGCAGGCCTTAGCGCACAAGCAATGGGATTTTTTGTATGTCAGCGGCATCAGCCTGGCCATCTTGCCCGACGCCCACAAAGAGCGGTTACTTGAACTGATCAGCAGCTTTCGCCAGGCCGGCGGCAAGCTGATATTCGACAACAACTACCGTCCGCAGTTATGGCAACAATCTCAGGCCTGCCTCTGGTATGCCCGCATCATGGCGCAAACCGATTTAGCCCTGCTGACCGACGAAGATGAATTTGCCATCTACGGTGAACAGCAGTTAGCACAGATCATCAGCCGCTGTATGGCTCTCAAAATCCCGGAAGCGGTGATTAAACGGGGCGGCAGCAAGGCGCTGGTGCTGGATAAAAGCGACCTGTGTGAGGTGCCGGCACAACGGGTTGAACCGGTGGTGGATACCAGTGCTGCAGGGGATGCGTTTGCAGCAGGATTTCTATCCCTGTGGCTGCAGAATGCCAGCGGCCAGCAGGCTGCCAAAGCCGGGCACAAGCTGGCGGCCAGGGTAATACAGTACCCCGGCGCCATTATTGCGCCAGAGCAGATGTCAGATCTTACCCAGCTATTTATTGCGGAGCATTAA
- a CDS encoding sodium:solute symporter family protein — protein MHYSFIIAFVIYMLAMIGLGWFVSRHNKGGEDFLLGGRSLPLLLTMGTTVATMVGTGSSMGAVGFAYENGWGGTLYGLGGAVGILLLAWIFAPMRKLRFMTMSEEISYYVGANVLIKNLIAVIIFVACIGWLGAHIIGGGMYLAWLTGMDIQWAKVLLAASFTIYVVIGGYTAVVWTDSIQALILFTGFILMAIFSVIAVGGWDAMLAAQPAENISWLAIDKLGTLPALSLSLAILVGILATPSFRQRIYSGSTVSSIRRSFVLSGLLYLGFSVIPAIIGMTAYASGGALENASFAFPHMALNVLPLGLGLLIIIAGISATLSSASSDAIAGVSVVLRDIYAMATGNMPQAVNVVLLSRVALLITIGIALGFALTSNDIITYITRMISILMAGLCVTGLLGRFWPRYNWQGALATLVAGSATAIAVSLSPDWNALFGNPVIPSLLVSALSGVLVTLLTPASTISPQQALEILAQERDKMEQQAPEVVLSPKASRSGS, from the coding sequence ATGCATTACAGCTTTATTATTGCCTTTGTGATTTATATGCTGGCCATGATTGGCCTCGGCTGGTTTGTTTCCAGGCACAATAAAGGTGGCGAGGACTTCCTGTTGGGCGGGCGCTCGCTGCCATTGTTGCTGACCATGGGCACCACGGTCGCCACCATGGTGGGGACGGGTTCTTCCATGGGCGCTGTCGGTTTTGCATACGAAAACGGCTGGGGCGGCACCCTGTACGGACTCGGCGGCGCAGTGGGTATTTTGCTGCTGGCGTGGATTTTCGCGCCCATGCGCAAACTTCGTTTTATGACCATGAGCGAAGAAATTTCCTATTACGTCGGCGCCAATGTGCTGATCAAAAACCTTATCGCCGTGATCATTTTTGTGGCCTGCATCGGCTGGCTTGGTGCCCATATTATCGGCGGTGGCATGTATCTGGCCTGGTTAACCGGCATGGATATTCAGTGGGCCAAGGTACTGCTGGCCGCCAGCTTTACCATTTATGTGGTGATCGGTGGCTACACGGCGGTGGTCTGGACCGACTCCATTCAGGCGCTGATCCTGTTCACCGGCTTTATCCTGATGGCCATTTTCTCGGTCATCGCGGTTGGCGGCTGGGACGCCATGCTCGCGGCGCAACCGGCTGAGAACATCAGCTGGCTGGCCATCGACAAACTCGGCACTTTACCGGCGTTATCCTTATCACTGGCGATTCTGGTGGGCATATTAGCCACTCCTTCCTTTCGTCAGCGCATTTATTCCGGCAGTACGGTGAGCTCCATTCGCCGCTCCTTTGTGTTATCAGGGCTGCTGTATCTGGGCTTTTCGGTGATCCCGGCCATTATCGGCATGACCGCCTATGCCAGTGGCGGCGCGCTGGAAAACGCCTCCTTTGCTTTCCCCCACATGGCCCTGAATGTGTTACCACTGGGGCTGGGGCTGTTGATCATTATCGCCGGTATCTCAGCCACCCTCTCCAGTGCCAGCTCAGATGCCATTGCCGGTGTCAGCGTAGTATTAAGAGATATCTACGCCATGGCCACAGGCAACATGCCTCAGGCCGTTAATGTGGTGCTGCTGTCGCGGGTCGCCCTGCTCATCACCATAGGCATTGCACTGGGCTTTGCCCTGACCTCCAACGATATCATTACCTATATCACCCGGATGATATCGATTCTGATGGCAGGCTTGTGTGTAACTGGTCTGCTGGGCCGTTTCTGGCCCAGATACAACTGGCAGGGCGCCCTGGCGACACTAGTTGCAGGCTCCGCCACCGCCATTGCGGTGAGCCTGAGCCCGGACTGGAATGCGCTGTTTGGTAACCCGGTGATCCCATCACTGCTGGTTTCTGCCCTCAGCGGCGTACTGGTAACCCTGTTAACCCCGGCGAGCACCATCAGCCCACAGCAGGCCCTGGAAATACTTGCACAGGAACGTGACAAGATGGAACAGCAGGCGCCTGAGGTGGTGCTGTCACCTAAAGCCAGCCGGAGTGGCTCATGA
- a CDS encoding DoxX family protein, whose translation MIFSIVSGNKTLSDLATLFARVGLSAIFILAGLNKIQQYEGSAQYLASAGLPEGLLPLVILFELGGGLLLLAGGLTQLIALAFVGFSLVTALMFHFQLDDQMQFLMFFKNVAIAGGFLALAASGAGRFSLDHKLLSKKVQA comes from the coding sequence ATGATCTTTTCAATTGTATCAGGCAACAAAACATTATCGGATCTGGCAACACTGTTTGCGCGGGTGGGTCTGTCGGCGATTTTTATTCTGGCGGGGCTGAATAAAATTCAGCAGTACGAGGGCAGTGCCCAGTATCTGGCGTCAGCGGGTTTACCCGAGGGGCTGCTGCCACTGGTGATTTTATTTGAACTGGGCGGCGGTCTGTTGCTGCTGGCTGGGGGGTTAACCCAACTGATTGCGCTGGCCTTTGTCGGTTTCAGTCTGGTCACGGCACTGATGTTCCACTTCCAGCTGGATGATCAGATGCAGTTTCTGATGTTTTTCAAAAACGTGGCCATAGCGGGCGGATTCCTGGCGCTTGCAGCCAGTGGTGCGGGCCGTTTCAGCCTGGATCATAAGCTGCTGAGTAAAAAAGTACAGGCTTGA
- a CDS encoding RidA family protein: MTIKRFGIDGGTGTGGQHLPFARAVEAGGWLLVSGQTPMRDGEVVEGGIVEQSQLAIENCLNIMKEAGYGLEHVAHVKVILTDARYFSSFNKVFRQYFGEHPPARICAVADLVVDCKVEVDVTCYKAP; the protein is encoded by the coding sequence ATGACCATTAAACGTTTTGGCATCGACGGCGGTACAGGCACGGGCGGACAACACCTGCCCTTTGCACGGGCTGTGGAAGCCGGAGGCTGGCTGCTGGTATCGGGGCAAACCCCGATGCGTGATGGCGAAGTGGTGGAAGGCGGTATCGTCGAACAGTCGCAACTGGCCATCGAGAACTGCCTGAACATCATGAAAGAAGCAGGCTATGGCCTGGAGCATGTGGCCCATGTGAAAGTGATTCTGACCGACGCCCGTTATTTCAGCTCCTTTAATAAGGTGTTCAGACAATACTTTGGTGAGCATCCACCGGCCCGCATTTGCGCCGTTGCCGATCTGGTGGTGGACTGCAAAGTAGAAGTAGATGTGACCTGTTACAAAGCCCCCTGA
- a CDS encoding helix-turn-helix domain-containing protein — protein sequence MTEANSEIVNQAIAGRVHQYRKAHHLSLDELAKRAEISKGMLVQIEKGRANPSIGILCKLANALKVSVADIVNVSIEPKVAVIKGRDIPVLWRGENGGQARLLAGTKGPTMVELWRWEMQPGEVFSAEAHSRGTIELFHVEQGSLTMTVDKKDYCLDSGDAMVAQTDVPHHYANTSEEITIFTLTVYEVAGS from the coding sequence ATGACCGAAGCGAACTCAGAGATTGTTAATCAGGCCATTGCCGGGCGGGTACATCAGTACAGAAAGGCCCATCACCTGTCACTCGATGAACTGGCAAAACGCGCTGAAATCAGCAAGGGCATGCTGGTGCAAATTGAAAAAGGCCGGGCCAATCCCAGCATTGGTATACTCTGTAAACTGGCCAACGCCCTGAAAGTATCGGTTGCCGATATTGTGAATGTGTCCATTGAGCCAAAAGTGGCGGTGATAAAAGGTCGCGACATACCGGTATTGTGGCGGGGGGAAAACGGCGGCCAGGCCAGACTGCTTGCCGGTACCAAAGGCCCGACCATGGTCGAGCTGTGGCGCTGGGAAATGCAGCCCGGCGAAGTATTCAGTGCCGAGGCCCACTCCAGAGGCACCATTGAATTATTTCATGTGGAGCAGGGCTCCCTGACCATGACCGTGGATAAGAAAGACTACTGCCTTGATAGCGGCGACGCCATGGTGGCGCAGACCGATGTACCCCATCACTACGCCAACACCTCAGAAGAAATCACAATCTTTACCCTTACCGTATATGAAGTAGCCGGGAGCTAA
- a CDS encoding MurR/RpiR family transcriptional regulator — protein sequence MDIVSRIHNQLSHLRPAEQKVARYILGDLNYAASASINELASKAKVSHASITRLAQALECKNVRELKMLLAQSAAVGERFIADKPVSRKDIPPVYQAIHDILDINAGLITDEAIEKASQLLTRADHVLIFGVGGGSTFMAQECHNRLFRLEVKSNAYSDPMMMRMTAATVNPDDVVLCLSLSGVSPDVMASAQIAKEYGAHLLAICPEGPLADAVDLHLPIKTQEAEYIFNPSASRYAMLAAIDVVAGEVAVVNQRKSREKLRRLKHHLDQHRKGSERLPLGD from the coding sequence ATGGATATTGTTTCTCGCATACACAACCAACTTTCTCACCTGCGGCCCGCAGAACAAAAGGTCGCCCGCTATATTCTCGGTGACCTTAACTACGCCGCCAGTGCTTCTATCAATGAGCTGGCCAGCAAGGCCAAGGTCAGCCATGCCAGCATTACACGACTGGCTCAGGCGCTGGAATGTAAAAATGTGCGTGAACTGAAAATGCTGCTGGCCCAATCGGCCGCCGTCGGCGAGCGCTTTATTGCCGATAAGCCCGTCAGCCGCAAGGATATTCCGCCGGTTTATCAGGCCATACATGACATTCTGGATATCAACGCCGGGCTGATCACCGATGAGGCCATTGAGAAGGCAAGCCAGTTGCTGACCCGCGCCGATCATGTGCTGATCTTCGGCGTCGGTGGCGGCAGTACCTTTATGGCCCAGGAATGTCACAACCGCCTGTTCCGGCTGGAAGTGAAAAGTAACGCCTACTCGGATCCTATGATGATGCGCATGACCGCCGCCACGGTGAACCCCGATGATGTGGTGCTGTGCCTGTCTTTAAGCGGTGTCAGCCCCGATGTGATGGCCTCAGCCCAGATAGCCAAGGAATATGGCGCCCATCTGCTGGCGATTTGCCCCGAAGGGCCGCTGGCCGATGCCGTGGATCTGCACCTGCCGATTAAAACCCAGGAAGCCGAGTATATTTTCAACCCCAGCGCCTCCCGCTACGCCATGCTGGCGGCGATTGACGTGGTCGCCGGTGAAGTGGCGGTGGTCAATCAGCGTAAATCCCGTGAGAAGCTGCGCCGCCTCAAACACCACCTTGATCAACACCGAAAGGGCTCAGAGCGCCTGCCACTAGGAGATTAG
- a CDS encoding Fic/DOC family protein, with protein sequence MRDKYGVTQDKYCYPDSDVLINLLNIRDADTLAEAEAEFTAERYRTYQSPQLSISDFTFKHLKALHYHLFQDLYEWAGKVRDVDISKGTTRFCNCQRIEPEAERLFKAIPVLIEAGSREQLIGQTADLFCELNLLHPFREGNGRAQRFFFEEMIFTLGYEITWPEISQEKWIEANVAEVNLNLSPLINIIDRAISESKTHSF encoded by the coding sequence ATGCGCGATAAGTATGGCGTAACACAGGACAAGTATTGTTATCCTGACTCGGATGTTTTAATCAACCTATTGAATATTCGCGACGCTGACACATTGGCAGAAGCAGAAGCAGAATTCACTGCGGAACGATATCGCACCTACCAATCACCTCAATTGTCTATCAGCGACTTCACGTTTAAACACCTTAAAGCACTTCACTATCATCTTTTTCAGGATCTATATGAATGGGCCGGAAAAGTGCGTGATGTAGACATTTCTAAAGGTACCACTCGGTTTTGCAACTGTCAGCGCATTGAGCCTGAAGCCGAAAGGCTTTTCAAAGCCATTCCTGTCCTGATTGAGGCTGGATCTCGTGAACAACTGATAGGTCAGACTGCGGATCTGTTTTGTGAGTTAAACTTACTGCACCCATTCAGAGAAGGTAATGGCCGGGCTCAGAGGTTCTTTTTTGAAGAAATGATATTCACATTAGGGTATGAAATAACCTGGCCAGAAATTTCCCAGGAAAAGTGGATTGAAGCCAATGTCGCCGAGGTAAACCTCAACCTGTCACCTTTAATAAACATCATCGACAGAGCAATATCCGAATCCAAAACACACTCTTTCTGA
- a CDS encoding N-acyl-D-amino-acid deacylase family protein → MEHHTPDSIIRDALVFDGSKAAPTQQDVLLKGDKILALTPAGQYQADNLIEAKGLALAPGFIDVHTHDDIEVIRNPGMLNKVSQGVTSVIAGNCGISAAPVRIQGEVPDPLNLLGQAGEFRFPRLKDYIQAVQQARPNVNVAALVGHTALRAQVMDRLDRSATEAEIAAMQTLLAGAMSDGALGLSTGLAYQSANSAPASEVESLASVLKDFDGIYTTHLRTEFDGIIQALDEAFGLGRKLAIPVVISHLKCAGKANWGRAPEVLNHLKNAQQHQHIGCDCYPYSASSSTLDLKQVTADFDIDITWSVPHPEMAGKTLQQIAQSWSLSLTAAAEKLQPAGAVYHGMDEQDVRHFLGFEGGMVGSDGLPCDPSPHPRLWGSFPRVLGHYARDTQLLSMQLAIHKMTGLSATEFNLHGRGFIRPGYQADLVLFSPDEVKDNASFTDPKQRSAGIRRVWVNGHLSYQSDGQEYQLTSSGAGRFLTRN, encoded by the coding sequence TTGGAGCACCATACCCCTGACAGCATCATTCGCGATGCCCTTGTTTTTGATGGCAGCAAAGCCGCCCCCACACAGCAGGACGTACTGCTCAAAGGCGACAAAATACTGGCCCTGACCCCTGCAGGACAGTATCAGGCCGACAACCTGATTGAGGCGAAAGGGCTGGCGCTGGCTCCGGGGTTTATCGATGTACATACCCACGACGATATTGAAGTGATTCGCAATCCGGGCATGTTAAACAAGGTCAGTCAGGGTGTGACCAGCGTGATTGCCGGTAACTGTGGTATCAGCGCCGCACCGGTGCGTATTCAGGGCGAGGTGCCTGATCCGCTGAATTTACTCGGCCAGGCCGGTGAGTTTCGTTTTCCCCGTTTAAAAGATTATATTCAGGCGGTGCAACAGGCCCGCCCTAATGTCAATGTGGCCGCACTGGTAGGCCACACCGCACTGCGGGCCCAGGTTATGGACAGGCTGGACAGAAGCGCCACAGAGGCAGAAATTGCGGCCATGCAAACCCTGCTCGCCGGGGCCATGAGCGATGGTGCACTGGGCCTGAGCACCGGTCTGGCCTATCAGAGCGCCAATTCGGCACCGGCTTCTGAAGTGGAAAGCCTGGCCTCGGTACTCAAAGACTTTGATGGTATCTATACCACCCACCTGCGAACCGAATTTGATGGCATTATTCAGGCCCTGGATGAGGCCTTCGGCCTTGGCCGTAAGTTAGCCATTCCGGTAGTGATCTCACACTTAAAATGTGCCGGCAAGGCCAACTGGGGGCGGGCGCCGGAAGTACTCAATCATCTGAAAAATGCCCAACAGCATCAGCATATTGGCTGCGACTGCTACCCCTACAGTGCCAGTTCCAGCACCCTGGATCTGAAACAGGTGACCGCAGATTTCGATATCGATATCACCTGGTCTGTTCCGCACCCGGAGATGGCCGGCAAGACCCTGCAACAGATCGCCCAGAGCTGGTCACTGTCATTAACTGCCGCCGCCGAAAAGCTGCAACCGGCCGGGGCCGTATATCACGGCATGGACGAACAGGATGTGCGGCATTTCCTCGGCTTTGAAGGCGGCATGGTAGGCTCTGATGGGCTGCCCTGCGACCCCAGCCCTCACCCCCGACTGTGGGGCAGTTTCCCCCGCGTGCTGGGGCATTACGCCAGAGACACCCAATTACTCTCTATGCAACTGGCCATCCACAAGATGACCGGGCTGTCTGCCACCGAATTCAATTTACACGGTCGCGGTTTTATCCGCCCTGGCTATCAGGCCGATCTGGTGCTGTTCAGCCCCGATGAGGTCAAAGACAATGCCAGCTTCACAGACCCCAAACAACGCAGTGCCGGCATTCGCCGGGTCTGGGTCAATGGCCATCTTAGCTATCAGTCTGATGGCCAGGAATATCAACTGACCAGCAGCGGCGCTGGTCGCTTTCTCACCCGCAACTAA
- a CDS encoding LysE/ArgO family amino acid transporter codes for MAELISTFFMGAVISGGLIVAIGSQNAFLLKVGLSNRYPVWAASVCFSGDILLIGAGVFGVGAIFSADTLWRDLLSLGGAAFLFWYGFTALKSAIRGNNSLAVESGDATPKSLKATLLMAFAMTFLNPHVYIDTVVLVGALPPACLLSRRSGLPPALWLPQRCGFTAWCMWPES; via the coding sequence ATGGCGGAATTAATCAGTACATTTTTTATGGGCGCGGTGATATCCGGTGGCCTGATTGTGGCCATCGGCAGCCAGAATGCCTTTTTACTTAAAGTGGGTCTGAGTAACCGTTACCCGGTGTGGGCGGCATCGGTGTGCTTCAGCGGTGATATTCTGCTGATCGGAGCCGGGGTGTTCGGCGTTGGCGCGATTTTCTCTGCCGATACGCTGTGGCGGGATCTGCTCAGCCTGGGCGGGGCGGCGTTTTTGTTCTGGTATGGTTTTACGGCGTTAAAATCTGCCATCCGTGGTAATAACAGCCTGGCGGTGGAGTCTGGCGATGCCACCCCAAAAAGTTTAAAGGCAACGCTGTTGATGGCCTTTGCCATGACCTTTCTTAACCCCCATGTGTATATTGATACTGTGGTGCTGGTGGGGGCGTTACCGCCAGCCTGCCTGCTCAGCAGAAGGTCTGGTTTGCCTCCGGCGCTCTGGTTGCCTCAGCGCTGTGGTTTTACAGCCTGGTGTATGTGGCCAGAAAGCTGA